Genomic window (Megamonas funiformis):
CAACTCCCGTTTCTATTCAAGAAATGGTCGATTATAAACATCGCATTTATTTAGAATATATTCAAGAAAGTAATTCCATCTATCCTATTGATGGCGTTTTAGATTTACTTTATCAATTACACAGCGAAGGTATTCCTGTAGCTTTAGCTTCTTCTGCTGATAGAAAAGTTATCAATGCTGTTTTAATAAAATTCGGCTTAATGGATTGTTTTGAATATATTTTAAGTGGTGCAGAACTTCCTGCTAGCAAGCCAAACCCTGCAATTTATCAGTTAACAGCTAAAGCTTTAGGCTTTGCGCCAGCTGATTGCGTAGTAATTGAAGATGCTACTGCTGGTATTATGGCGGCTAAGGATGCTGGAGCTTATTGTATCGCATATGATAATCCAAATTCTGGCCCACAAGATTTATCTCGTGCTGATAAAATCGTT
Coding sequences:
- a CDS encoding HAD family hydrolase encodes the protein MKAVIFDMDGVIIDSESIHADMKIRTLTHFGIPCSMEDCVAYVGRSAKAFFTDFAKFATTPVSIQEMVDYKHRIYLEYIQESNSIYPIDGVLDLLYQLHSEGIPVALASSADRKVINAVLIKFGLMDCFEYILSGAELPASKPNPAIYQLTAKALGFAPADCVVIEDATAGIMAAKDAGAYCIAYDNPNSGPQDLSRADKIVSSLSDIVVSDILQN